The Orcinus orca chromosome 16, mOrcOrc1.1, whole genome shotgun sequence genome includes a window with the following:
- the CCL24 gene encoding C-C motif chemokine 24: MAAPMTMATGLLLMVLCTYCIVLTGPMIIPSSCCLAFVSKRIPERRVINYQLSNRSVCPKAGVIFTTRKGQRFCGNPRLLWVQRYMKNLDAKQKKASSRTRVMGAKVAVQRHPANSTFI; encoded by the exons ATGGCAGCCCCCATGACCATGGCAACCGGCCTCCTGCTCATGGTCCTGTGCACCTACTGCATTGTCCTTACAG GCCCCATGATCATCCCCTCTTCCTGCTGCTTAGCCTTCGTTTCCAAGAGAATTCCTGAGAGACGAGTGATAAACTACCAGCTGTCCAACAGGAGTGTCTGCCCCAAGGCAGGAGTGAT CTTCACCACCAGGAAGGGCCAGAGGTTCTGTGGCAACCCCAGGTTGCTGTGGGTCCAGAGGTACATGAAGAACTTGGATGCCAAGCAGAAGAAAGCCTCCAGTAGGACCAGAGTGATGGGTGCCAAAGTCGCTGTCCAGAGGCACCCTGCCAACAGCACCTTCATCTAA
- the CCL26 gene encoding C-C motif chemokine 26 → MKNFPTAFPLFLVFILSVHLGAAARGSDVAKFCCFQYTHKIPPWRWVSNYEFTRNSCSQQAVIFTTKRGQKLCATPKEAWVRKYMSLLRARQQP, encoded by the exons ATGAAGAACTTCCCCACGGCTTTCCCTCTTTTCCTGGTTTTTATCCTGAGTGTCCATCTTGGAGCTGCTGCAC GTGGCAGTGATGTGGCTAAGTTCTGCTGCTTTCAATACACCCACAAGATCCCTCCCTGGAGGTGGGTGAGTAACTATGAATTCACCAGGAACAGCTGCTCCCAGCAGGCTGTGAT ATTCACCACCAAAAGAGGCCAGAAACTCTGTGCAACACCGAAGGAAGCATGGGTGCGAAAATACATGTCTTTACTAAGAGCCCGGCAACAACCGTGA